A region from the Candidatus Binatia bacterium genome encodes:
- a CDS encoding DUF4215 domain-containing protein has translation MKRILLAIISMFLLEANVTSAAPLQLCVKADRVVEGQPREGSKIVLRSECKKRSNGTPIEVSIGTSDSLGGGGDATGLTTQVNSLSDVLRTFTCGDGQIESRTGETCDDGNVIANDGCSPVCEVESGWTCNGKASDCDIVCGDEIVVSPEICDDGNTSDGDGCSADCLSDETCGNGSTDPLAGEVCDDGGQVDGDGCSADCLSDETCGNGVTDRLAGEDCDDGNAEIEDGCTPTCTLECGDGVTQPNEVCDDGGTQSGDGCSADCLSDETCGNGIVDVAAGEQCDGGEYCQPDCSWTDCGNLSGNYIMLPQDPGTTISAAIDDNNDGTGLFRAFANGALILTAPFTYSGRIPGSALEGDFPLTIGSCSPIALVSGDTTFTRLE, from the coding sequence CTAGCCATCATCAGCATGTTCCTGCTCGAAGCGAACGTCACCTCGGCGGCACCTCTTCAGCTTTGCGTGAAGGCGGATCGCGTTGTCGAGGGGCAGCCCCGCGAAGGATCCAAGATCGTTCTGCGCTCCGAGTGCAAGAAGCGAAGCAATGGGACGCCCATCGAGGTCTCCATCGGCACCAGTGATTCGCTGGGCGGCGGGGGCGACGCTACTGGACTGACCACCCAAGTGAACTCACTGTCTGATGTACTGAGGACATTCACATGTGGCGATGGGCAAATAGAGTCAAGGACCGGCGAGACATGCGATGACGGCAACGTGATCGCAAACGATGGATGCAGTCCCGTGTGCGAGGTCGAATCCGGCTGGACGTGCAACGGGAAAGCGAGCGATTGCGACATTGTTTGCGGCGACGAGATCGTGGTATCGCCAGAGATCTGTGATGACGGCAACACCAGCGATGGCGACGGCTGCAGTGCAGACTGCCTATCCGATGAAACATGTGGAAACGGCAGCACCGATCCTCTGGCGGGCGAGGTTTGCGACGATGGTGGACAAGTCGACGGTGACGGCTGCAGCGCGGACTGCCTATCTGATGAAACCTGCGGCAATGGCGTCACCGACCGCCTGGCGGGCGAGGACTGCGATGACGGGAACGCAGAAATTGAGGATGGCTGCACGCCGACATGCACGCTTGAGTGCGGCGATGGGGTCACGCAACCCAATGAGGTTTGTGACGACGGTGGGACTCAGTCCGGAGACGGCTGTAGCGCGGACTGCCTGTCCGATGAAACCTGCGGGAATGGGATTGTGGATGTTGCCGCAGGCGAGCAATGCGACGGCGGCGAGTACTGCCAACCGGACTGCTCGTGGACCGACTGCGGCAACCTGAGTGGCAACTACATCATGCTTCCTCAGGACCCGGGGACCACAATCAGCGCTGCGATAGATGACAACAATGATGGCACCGGTCTCTTTCGAGCCTTCGCCAATGGGGCCTTGATACTCACTGCCCCATTCACCTACAGCGGCCGGATTCCCGGTTCCGCACTGGAAGGCGATTTTCCCCTGACTATTGGGTCATGCTCGCCAATCGCGTTAGTCTCAGGTGACACAACATTTACACGGTTGGAGTGA